The Vulpes lagopus strain Blue_001 chromosome 14, ASM1834538v1, whole genome shotgun sequence genome window below encodes:
- the C14H22orf31 gene encoding uncharacterized protein C22orf31 homolog codes for MLACPISRQSQTLPKDKPFSNTALKLTHVSGGMEVSITYLVLLPLGNPGFPAEWPFLAHGGLHPIYVRREPSIPTYGLRRSILLNTRLQDCYVDARALASPWAARVCSEQNIRSPAPGTTSSWEVVKNPFIASSVSLIKLVLRRQLKDKCCPGPRKFGEAKLSKRLKPKDNSSTKATQRGRVRNPITSKGKGPVGQRPGSPSPRLRKPAGGIGKSKESSKEKKVTVRQDLESRYAEHVAATQALPGDTGTAAWKGQALLPETRKRQQLSEDKLTIHGLPMESYRALYHSVVEPMLWNPSGTPKRYSLELGKAIKQKLWEALHSQAATPEGAQDPLPGRTQLEVHKEPVPKKWPKLKSEK; via the exons ATGCTTGCCTGCCCAATCTCCAGACAGTCGCAAACCCTTCCCAAAGACAAACCTTTTTCCAACACTGCTCTAAAACTGACCCACGTCTCGGGAG GAATGGAAGTCAGCATCACTTACCTTGTGCTTTTGCCTTTAGGAAACCCAGGATTTCCAGCCGAGTGGCCCTTCTTGGCTCACGGTGGTCTG CATCCAATCTATGTGAGACGAGAGCCCAGCATCCCCACGTACGGGCTCCGTCGGTCCATCTTACTGAACACCAGGCTTCAGGACTGCTATGTGGACGCTCGGGCTCTCGCCAGCCCCTGGGCGGCCAGAGTGTGTTCAGAGCAGAACATCAGGTCCCCAGCACCAGGTACCACCTCTTCTTGGGAAGTCGTAAAGAATCCGTTCATTGCCAGTTCGGTCTCCCTGATTAAGCTGGTGCTCAGGCGACAGCTGAAAGATAAGTGTTGCCCAGGACCACGCAAGTTTGGAGAAGCAAAGCTTTCAAAGAGATTAAAGCCTAAGGACAATTCATCAACGAAAGCCACGCAGCGGGGCAGGGTAAGAAACCCCATCACTTCCAAGGGCAAAGGGCCGGTGGGGCAGCGCCCTGGCTCACCCTCACCGAGGCTCAGGAAACCCGCAGGAGGCATAGGCAAG AGTAAAGAAagttcaaaggagaaaaaagtaactGTCCGCCAAGATCTTGAGAGCAGATATGCTGAACATGTGGCTGCCACCCAAGCACTACCCGGGGACACCGGGACAGCGGCCTGGAAGGGCCAAGCGTTGCTTCCTGAAACCAGAAAGAGACAGCAGTTGTCAGAGGACAAGCTAACCATCCACGGCCTCCCCATGGAGAGTTACAGGGCTCTGTACCACTCTGTGGTTGAGCCAATGCTGTGGAACCCTTCAGGGACCCCCAAGAGGTATAGCTTGGAGCTGGGCAAGGCCATCAAACAGAAGCTCTGGGAGGCTCTGCACAGTCAGGCTGCCACTCCCGAGGGTGCTCAGGACCCACTGCCTGGCAGGACGCAGCTGGAGGTCCACAAGGAGCCTGTGCCCAAGAAATGGCCCAAGTTAAAGAGCGAGAAATAG